The Capsicum annuum cultivar UCD-10X-F1 chromosome 1, UCD10Xv1.1, whole genome shotgun sequence sequence acgtcttatgggaatcaaggggaataactcgactaaaaggtacgtcttaaaggaatcaaggggaatgactcgactaaaatttacgttttataggaatcaagggggataacTCGACTAAAGGGTATGTCTTaaaggaatcaagggggatgactcgactaaaaagtacgtcttataggaatcaagagggatgacttgactaaaaggtacgtcttgtaAGAATCAAGgaggatgactcaactaaaaggtacgtcttataggaatcaaggagaatgactcgactaaaaggtacgtcttataggaatcaagggaatgactcaactaaaaggtacgtcttataggaatcaaggggaatgactcaactaaaaggtacatctaataggaatcaaggggaataactcgactaaaagatacgtcttctaggaatcaaggttcaatttaagaagtatatCACCtagaaattgaaaactgaaatatctggACAATGAAGTATGTCTCTGAGGGATATAGGAagatgaatttttaccataatttgattGTCTAATCCTTGCAGCAACATTGCTTGTTGTATTTGTAGAAATGACGCATTGcatcccttgatatttatgctttgaagtccttgatttgaaggtaacatgttttctgtttcatcaaagaaaacttgtgagttaaaAAACATGGTGGCAGGTTTGTAGCTTTAGCTTCCGTGGTAATCACTCTTGCtctcatcacatttaaccttactttcaaccattagcatatgtcaccaacttgctgcatcattgacccaaactcagattattagaagtgactctgaaacaaacacagtatctctgctttaccatgcttctcaaataaatcctttgaaccttggtattttcatgagttcccagacttatcTGTTGATATCGGCTCATaattatgtctctttcatgtgttggctttttgtcttgctttgtgcaattgaagaagttggtagccagttttaaaattttatctcacTTGTTATGACACTGACTCGACTCAAAGATACGagaaaaatgatgatgataatttttttaataactgacttaagaaaacaaagatataaagaagaaataaaaggaaaatgaatgtaccctttgaaacaaagaaatgaaaaattcatttaaaatgacagtcaactctaatgattatgccatgcatttttggattaagttgcctgatcttttcattcaaattttccaccaattgttattgagttaatgaccctgaaactgAGTTGTTACTTAGGTCAATTGTACTTATAGATCCCATTCAGCTAGTGACatcttgaagggttttcgccaacaagtctttctcattttctttctctcaactGGTAATGCCTTATGGTGTttgtgaggattttcaccaatgaaACTCTTATTCTCATTTTTTCAACTCACAATTGTCTTACGGTGCCCCTTAGGGTTTTAACCAATAAGATTCTCTCATTTCGGGCtttactgactctatcttgatttcaaaaaaggggtataaaaaaaataacactaaatctcaaatgaggtaaacaaaggatgtcacaatgtttggatagcagaataaaatgccttcgtcaaatcaatccttgaaaatgcaagtacataacatgcaatatgaaagtgagagatgaagatcacgtatgacactttaacaacactaactttaactgaacATATGTGCCACTTCTTCTTTTACACATGTCAAAcctacaactccacctttgttgtacatcactcatatcgaatgactcatgcttttgtggagcagattatcttcttgtttctcttgaatAGGGATCTCGCACCCACTATTTGACTTAATTGAGAcgtgtctttcaattgatgaacaagttattcttgtgattctcaaaataattgccttaattttcaataAGGCTTCAACATAGTCACCAAATGTCTTAACATTCTATCTATTTCTCATATATCTctattttctaactttagccctctaattcaatgtttcatgattaaactggattttaaTATCTGGCTAAAAATTCCGCTGGCATGTCATagcactagaatcaacataaaatgaattgcataaaaaaagacaaacaaacaaacttaaaataagacaaaacaacaaaagacaccacatttcattgaaagcaaaaatagaagggtttaaacaaagacgacaaagaaagaaaacaagatagattcagaactacaaccttgaaataattcagaaaaaaaagaaaaacaaaacaaactactaaACATTCATTTCAGTGAGGAGAGGAGTGACTTTTCAATtgttgagcttgacatcttagccactgatttacatatcaacatgactagagctttccttactgtcaatgttttgcaccataattgatttatcttgaatcatctttttaatttctcttttcaaattccgAGAAtattcaatactatgaccctgaacatcagaatgatacgcacatcgtacattaggatcaaaatttttggAACGCCAATTAGGAgtgtacccaaggagaggagtgatcatgccctactgtaccaatctctgaaataatcTGGCATACGACTCttcaattggtgtgaaactatctctcgacttctgccttattttattatttgactTGGATCGAAAAttgggcctagaagggctttggcaTATTTGTGGAATTGGAGGATGACTCGGAGGAGTTGGTGCGTGccactgtgggtaagatgggggttgaacatatgaTTGAGCATTATATACTGTATTTGGAGGTGGGGGAATGGAGTATAatagattttgggagtgattatgcggagcttgggcatgaacttagGTTTGAGACTGAGGGTAATGACGATGTGGTCTTCTTCGACATGCACGTTGTTCAGCTACAATAGCAGCTACATCTTCCTCATTCTACTTCCCTCCAACATTTCCCGAACCTTTATTAATttcttgagtagtcgctttcaatgttgcaaaactcacaaggTGACTAGTCTTAATTTCAttctctatcatctctcccattcgaaggacctcaataaatggtttgcctaatgcaggtaacaagtgttgatagtATATTTCATCCTgcacttgaataaacacctccacaatcttgctttctttcattggcggtttcaccctagcagcttattcatgccatctaatcgcatactccctgaaattttcattgttcttcttcttcatattagttagggatttaTCATCGGGAATCAGCCCCACATTATACTGAAATTGTTACACGAATTCATTAGTcaagtcatcccaactactccaCTTGTTGATGTCCTGATCCATAAACCACTCTGAGGTTAAACTCGAAAGGCTCTcaccgaaataagccatgagtaattcttctttACCTCTGTcacctcttaattggttacaataataCCTCAAGTGTGCCACCGGATCACCGTGCCCTTCGTACTTGTCAAACTTTGACATTTTGAACCCTAGTGGCAAATAAACGTGAGGAAACATACGtaaatctttgtatgaaacactttttggtcctcctaatccttgcatatttctcatactttgCTTTAAGCTTCTTAATTTTATGGCCATATTTTCCTGTTCTTCACTTTTAAcaatcttctcaatcacgataggtGAATCGTGTTGATGAGCATGATAATATGGATTTGGGGGTTTAAAATTCATTTCAGGAGGATACAATTGAGCATGACTTGGTTCACCCATATTCTTCTGTACTGTCAATTGAGGACATGCAGAAGTAAAAAGTGGGTTGTTCGTGACAGATGGATTTGGTGGGCGCATGCTAGAAGTACCAGCAACGCCAGACACATTAGCATATGGGTTGAATCCAGGTGGGTAAAATGGATCGCCAGTTTGAGTTTGAGCGAAATTTGGATCATTCGTATTAGAAAGTCTAAGGATTGAGGAAGGCGGGACTTGTCCATTCGACCAAGCTTGGTACATTTCCATTATCTGATGTTTTaataacttattttcttccattgatgctaattcttgtgaaatcaactgattttgctcTTCCTCACTGTCAGACCCCACACCCTCTTTGCgggtcatctttcttttttctttgaacCTTTGTTGCATGGATTGAGAAGTCAACTTAGccacaaccaaccaccttaatactattttaattttggagaaaactAATGTGTCAGagttcaatattttattttaagaccATCGAATCCATGAAGGACTGCTTACGTATCTCATTAAAGatgagaatcaggtatgcgtagttcgtgaGATATATGTCGTACAAAATTCAGCCTCAAAACAcctaaaggttcagggctattaagatttatacatattttttattttgaaaaaatttagcctcatgatccctaaaaattttgggctattaagatatataaaaattggacttgaggattagaaaaataattatgaaggtaatcatactttcaaaatattccccaataaatttataaataatttttcaaatgatAGGTTCGTACCCCGAAAAGGGTTTCCTACGTATCCCGCTAAACAGTGATAATCAGACTCTTGGAGTTCATGAAGACCTTAACAAACAAcgtatatttttaatttctttgaaaaatgattgataaatttgaggaaaatataCTCTCTTGCATTTACCAAGTTACCTAAATGCCGGTCAACAATCAAATGTCTTCTAAATAAATGTCAAatagcacgtaggatgcacatatTGGTCAATAGAGGGACACCTGTCCTAGAAAGACCCGGTCCCTGTATTGAGCCTCGCTAAGTCAAATGAacatgatgcaaataaagtgaaacctaatagggataaccagattttgAGTTTCAGTTATACTAAGTTTAGCCTAATAGAGATAGATGTTCAGATTGGCTTATTCGAGCGGACATTCGAGTCGGAAAGGAAAAACTTGTTCGGTAGTAGTGCTACTCCGACTTCATTGTCaatccgaaccccgcctaacatgtgtgactaataatccttcaccaggttcGTTGACACttcggctatctcaaaaagaaggtagGATCCATGTGTTGccttccttctatcctatttcagagactcagagggggtgtGCGAGAGAagacaattttaaaatattgttcaacaaTATTAAAGCGACAAATAAGCAACAACTAGCATattaggccaacaaacacaatatcaacaataattaaagcaagtataagtcaatatcaaaagctcgaattctagttAAATCCCCAGTGAAGTCGCCAGAGATGTGACACCCCTTTTTTCGCTCATGGTCgagtcgaaggatttttccaaataaagtgacggtattgaatagggattaatttaacTTACAGAGTCggcacttgaaattgagttacggtgtttcaagtcaccttttaAATCCCTAAtgtaaaggaaatgactctttatttttggtcTACAAAAATAGAAGACCGAGTAAGGAATTTTATTGACTGAAGGAAAGGTATGAGGCACCACTTGAAtctcgtggttctagcacggtcacttttattgacttatGTTGACTTAaactattatgataaattatgttaagtcttaaattcgctcatttttttatactaaaactattttaaaaatcttttattaaatcggtgaaaaaataattttagaaaaatatttgccagggtgcattattgcatcattgaatttttaaatgtctcaaaaagatacGTACGCCGTATTCTCAATCGAgacaagaataaataaataaataaattttaaacgtGCTTAAACTTGCCCAATGTTAAAGGCGTGTTTAGTCTactataaattaataataacttTTACCTATATTTAAAATGCTATCTATTAAAATTAAACAATATTCATTTTAAATGATTAATTAatctaataaataattattaatgtcaatgaataataataataataataacaaataaataaacaaataaattaataaataaatataaaactatgcattttcattaatttttataaaaaataagaaattattacttctctgtttttctcttttctctccgTTTTCTACTCTTTCCCTCTCTCTGACATATACGTATATCAATATATATGGTGTGCGTTAATAGTAGTTTTTCACCGAATTTTGAGAAAAGAGTGGTCGGCCTGTGAATCTGCGAGAGGAGTTCAGACGAAATTTGACTAGTTTGACTGGCTCTGACGGCGACAGTGGCTGTTGCTGACAGATCTGgtcagaaaattaaaaaaaaaaggtgaattcGGTTGTTGGCGGCACTGTTGGTATTGTTGGTTGGCTGGCAACGGCAAAGGGGAGGGGAAATTTGGTCGGCGATAAATTTGGAAAGGTCGCTTCTGGCCATTTTGTTGGTTTTTCAGCGGTTTGGTGGTGATTCCGGGGAGATAGATGCGTTGAAAAGCTTCGTTACGAGGGAAGGTGGATTTTTTTATGGAATATCTAGCAAGTTTTCGACGAGATTCAAAATTTTCCGACGATTTCTTGTCAGAAAaatgaacttttcattttatttttcattctttctctcTGTTATTTCTTCTACTTTTGTGTCTCTGTTTCTCCCCTTTTTTGATTTTTCACtgtttcttctttgttttcgTCTATTATTAGCTCACTGTATGTGTTGTAACACTGTGAAATAATTTTCATTCATTAATGTTAAAAGAAAATGGAATATACAtaggcaaaaaaaaaagagtttctatTCATTATAATGTGTTGGTGTGGGTATTGTGGTCTGTGTATTGTGTGAAACAGTATGAGTGTGAATGATGTGTGCATCAGTTTACATAaccatttttccttttctttctgtTTAAACCAGACAGTATTTAACACACAATATTTAAATTCTTAACATATTTACTGAACAAATATATAAACATTCGTTAAATTTACAGTATAACATGTGACAATAAAAGGTTCATGTAATCAAATATACACATTAACAGTACattaaactattcaaatatttTCACTCATATTTTTCCATAACAAATTTACAATAATAGAATAGGATAAAAAATAGAACCTTTATTCCAACTTAATTGAATACGGAAGCAAGACATTATCACCAAAAACTCGAACGGAATTCAAATTCGACTTGATTcacttttttctccttttgattTCCTTCTTTGTGTTTGATTTTGAGTGTTGTTGCCTTCTAACTTTTTATCTGATTTCTCtctgtattttttttaatctgattttctcttcatatttttttttgtctctttctGGTTTGTCTGATATCGTTATGTAGATGCAAAATGTATGGGGACTGGGGAGTTGTAtgttgaggggggggggggggggggggttgagaGAAATTAGAATACAAGTAGAGTGGGGTAGTTAGGTTATGataattattcaattatttttaataaataaataacaaataataataatagtaataaaagaattataattaattaatttttatattttaaaaatataataaaagtttataaatagccttaaataaatataattaagatagtattaaaactactgcttatttattaaaattttaaaagaaaaatatatttttgaaatttttgtattgctatttttaaaaataaaaataaaataaaataaaatattccaaaattaaatttatttatatatttattttttactaaaatttatataaaaaaatgatacaagagttaaaataattttggatcgagataaatattttatatagataaataaattaaaatttatggaGGATAAAAAATCATGTGTCTACAAATATAACTGTCAAGTAGAAGAATATTTTATGCTCCTTTTATGTTGACTTGACAACCACGTCAATACAAAAGGAacataaaaatacattaaaattaaaattaaggagTAATAGAACTCCATAAAATTTAGACGTATCACTCGAGTTTGGGTATAATTTGAGAATTAATTGTGCCTTATCtattaaaagttttaattttgctttAGATAATAAAACAAAGTAGACAAGAAAACACCAATAATTTTTAGCCCTCGTACTTTCGGTACCAGCATGTATTTACCCACCGAGAGAATTGACTTGGAAACCATCATACCATATCCAAACAAAGACCAACAATTCTAATCCATAaacaaatatctttatttttagtcTCTCTATGTATACTCAGAATTTTCGGAAACAATGtcaatatttaaaaactaaaagataAATTACTATAGTAATgtcatattttagaaatcttaATTCAAGTTGCATTCACATTACAAATTAATAAATGAATTCAGATAAATATTATGAATCTCATAGAACCAACCCCCAAAAAATTGATTAATGTTTTTAAAGATATTCcatcaagagaaaaaaaatgtaatATATAAAAAGAACTTACAATTGAAAGAGCAACACACAACATGTTTATTCTCGAAAAATCGTAAAAACTtaagtggatttccaataaaTGAGCAATTTATTCAATCTTGAAACTTTAAGATGCTTGAATTGGTATAATTTCACAGCAACATTAAAGTAATTATTGGTATGACCCTTCATTTCTCCGAATAaaacttaaaactttaaaaaattatgttggtACGGGAAAAAAATTGAACACGTCACAAAGATAAAATTAGGAATAAAGATATATGGAAGAGATGGTTTAGATATATAAAAAGGAGCACAAATGAGTTTATGATCGGAGATGCGAGTGAGTGACGGTGATAGGAGAAAGATAGAGGTAGATATCAAGGAAGAATCAGTATCTTCATtataatttttacttttgtatttatcaatttgttttttcaagaaatttttttcttgtgtCAATAATATATTAGAAATGACCTTTTTACCTTAAACTAAATAGAGAAAAAGTCTGTGTACACCCACTCTCTCCGGATCatatgatatttttctttaagttatTATAATCCCTTTCAAAAATTGAGTACGCAAATATTTGCAACGCggtcataatattttatattactttCTTCATTTTATATCGAGGAGATGTACTTAAATAGGAGATTATGACAATCGTGTATTAGTGGTGTTTGCCTTATTAATTGTCATGTTTTCTTCATTCTGGTACTTTCTTAAATAGGAGATTATGAAAATCGTGTATTAGTGATGCTTGTCTTATTAATTGTCATGTTTTCATCATTCTGGTACTTcctttttatttactattttgatTTACTATACTTGAGTCAAAAGACTTTCGGAAACTGTCTCTCTATTCTACGAGGTAGAGATAAGATTTGcaaacatttcatcatttacaaACTCCATTTGTACATGGATTAGAGTAGATATGTTATTATTGAAACTCAAATTATGTGAACtcttatcaatattttaaaatatgttctTTTATCAAATTGACATGAGAACGGTTATAACTTGCAAtacttattatataatttttgaatattcaaattttgaatatataatattgaattaatctaattcaatctaacttttttaattaattaaattgactttaaaaaaatACACATAACAATTAATTTGGTAGAGAAAGAGTAAACGTTAGGTGCATTACATGACTGcgtatgttatatttttatttgataaaaatataattaagaggGAAGATAAACTGATAAAGTAGTTTGGTCTGATAACCAAATATGTTAGGAAAATGATCTTTATTCAGTTTCCAGTCCAATCCTTTAATGAAAGTTAGTTGTATCAACAAACCTTCCgcgtctcgagccgggggtctatcggaaacagcctttctacttctttagaggtagaagtatggattgcgtacatcttacccttcccCGACTTCACTATGTGaaatacactgaatttgttgtcgttgttgtagTTGTATCAACAAACCAATCTTGATTAAATTGATTTCACCAATTCTTCTTTGggtaattttcaaaaatattacgTAAAGCAActcaatataaaatattataaactcaatatataatattatttaattttataatattttatattgagTTATGTGACATAAATATTTTCGCCGAACAGACATAGAACTTAATTTTCTTATCTTATAATCCATTTTTTCTTTATCTATATAATGCCCGCTAATGTCACTCAACTAGCACACATTCAATTCTTTTCAACATGGCAAATTGTGTCtccaacttgcaaattgaagcaGTCCAAACAGTGATGCCAAACAAGCCAACTGATCCAAGGCTATCGCAAAGAGTTTTCATTAGTGAAAATCCTGACTCAGGCAAATTTCAAAGGCGTTTTCACATGGTGCTTTTCTATAACAAGGCGTCAGAGACGGATTCAGGATGGATGGTGGCCGGGTGGATTAGGGAGTCACTAGGAATGGCACTTGTTGAAAAACCATTACTTGCTGGTAGACTTAGAAGTAAAGCTGGAGAAATTAATAATGATAATGGAGATCAATTTGAAATTGTGTCAAATGATTCTGGTGTTAGAATGATTGAAGCTAAAATGCCAATGGATTTGGATGATTTTCTTCATCTTAAGGACAAGACAAATGTTGAAGCTGAGCTTGTCTTTTGGGATGATGTTCATGAACAAAATCCTCAGTATTCACCTCTTTTCTATGTCCAGGTTTGTGTAGGCCACATGCAAAACCTAAGCTTATTTCAATCTTTTTAATCATTTGATATTCAAAATCTAACGGAAACAATCCTTATACCTCACCTTTGATATAAGATACAGGCTGCATATACTCTACACTTTTCAGACCCCAGTTTTTGGAAATACACttggtatattattgttgttgtattttataatcTACTTTCAATAATCGCAACTAATTTGGATTCACGTCGTATATGACCTATTAAAGGAGGAAGTATTCCATATCATGAATTTCTCcattttggatttgattttagagaatgGAGAAACTCCCATATGAGGTGGTTTCCTCTTTAGTTAGCTCTATATGGCGCGAAgtcaaattaatcaaataagtagATTTCATATATCAGAtggttaaacaaaaaacaaactTCATTTGTTACGATTTATATTTGTCTTTCGTTTTAGTCTATTTGAAAGGAATATTAAGTACTTTTTATATTTAATGATTCAATAATTTCAATCTATATGACGTATTTAACAGTACAAGATTTATATGTTATTTTCGTACATTAAACACACCTTTAATATAAGATCATAAAACTCAAGAATCTCACTTACTTTCTTATTAAACTCTGTGTCAAATCAGACTAAGACACATATGGCGAGTCGGAATACAAGGTTGTTCCTTTTTTGGACACCATAAAATCtttaatgaataattttttttttttttaggtgacAAATTTCAAGTGTGGGAGATACTCAATAGGGATAAGTTGCAGCCTTTTGATAGGAGATCCTTATGGCATGACTAGTTTCTTGAATAGATGGTCCAAAATCCACGTCAACATGGTATCAGAGGCAGGCGCACCCAATATTCCCACATTTTTCCTACCAAATCTTAGGAAAATTGGATGTTCACCAACTTTATACTCGACCTCAAACACAAGTAATTACCATGTTAATGACACGTTAATCTTTAAACTACCCTCCAAGTTCTTGAACTTAAGAGACGACAGTCTTGCAGAAAAATATGTTGAAGGGGTAGA is a genomic window containing:
- the LOC107853126 gene encoding uncharacterized protein LOC107853126 isoform X2, with amino-acid sequence MANCVSNLQIEAVQTVMPNKPTDPRLSQRVFISENPDSGKFQRRFHMVLFYNKASETDSGWMVAGWIRESLGMALVEKPLLAGRLRSKAGEINNDNGDQFEIVSNDSGVRMIEAKMPMDLDDFLHLKDKTNVEAELVFWDDVHEQNPQYSPLFYVQDQILMTYPPTSALENDEGTNW
- the LOC107853126 gene encoding uncharacterized protein LOC107853126 isoform X1: MANCVSNLQIEAVQTVMPNKPTDPRLSQRVFISENPDSGKFQRRFHMVLFYNKASETDSGWMVAGWIRESLGMALVEKPLLAGRLRSKAGEINNDNGDQFEIVSNDSGVRMIEAKMPMDLDDFLHLKDKTNVEAELVFWDDVHEQNPQYSPLFYVQVTNFKCGRYSIGISCSLLIGDPYGMTSFLNRWSKIHVNMVSEAGAPNIPTFFLPNLRKIGCSPTLYSTSNTSNYHVNDTLIFKLPSKFLNLRDDSLAEKYVEGVEHKFGKKLSTKLCLFVRENSEDVKVETFSREGISPFGSINYTGLISASWDDLGLIDSIRFNEENKAVYFSCWIINPGNEDLVLITPSFNGDGKNVIVTVRC